The Ornithinimicrobium faecis genome includes a window with the following:
- a CDS encoding gamma-glutamyltransferase: MGQHESSFVLAEGSGRVGDKGRATSQRAVASSQHPTVTEAMLDVLAAGGTAADAVVAGSIVQAVVQQDMTNHTGTVTGLFYSAETDEISELNSMGRIVPGLAAHHPVPGGKGLYSAAGSRGPMSVIPGFMPGMKAIHERFGTKDWGALVAPAAAAAREGHVVSSFEHLVMAQTVDLFLYTQSGREHFTAGGHLPQAGEVWAQPVLADTMEALAAEGPDHFITGEWAQHFVARAAQVGWSIELDHLNWTPRWSDPATWTLGDFEVSQLSAPDRQAVYCAIVIGILDALDVTSLGHFTESPRAGYYMAHALRLAHLECGFINDPAIFEDPSSTLMDPEFHAFLANKLRRSLPKIDLTEHIELTRGKTALFAAGGASKQPAGSCELSVIDEHGNWAQMMNTLQSGGIPGEVVDGVPMVGSHQINALTSPISGWLTGGGGMRSILSNTMVRRDGEVIMALGSPGNVHCTVPQVLANVLLYGDDPHGAEERPRMLPLADDYVLSVESRVSPDYVRDLAQLGVLVNPLPAYDYHMGSYQACWRGTDSTLHASTGPRREGAAGGLS; encoded by the coding sequence ATGGGCCAGCACGAGTCATCATTTGTCCTCGCCGAAGGCAGCGGCAGGGTCGGCGACAAGGGTCGCGCGACATCCCAGCGCGCCGTGGCCTCAAGCCAGCACCCGACGGTGACCGAGGCCATGCTGGACGTGCTCGCCGCGGGCGGGACGGCCGCCGATGCCGTCGTTGCCGGCAGTATCGTGCAGGCCGTCGTCCAGCAGGACATGACGAACCACACGGGCACCGTCACAGGGCTGTTCTACTCGGCCGAGACCGACGAGATCAGCGAGCTCAACTCGATGGGCCGCATCGTCCCGGGCCTGGCGGCTCACCACCCGGTCCCGGGCGGCAAGGGGCTCTACTCGGCCGCCGGGTCGCGTGGTCCGATGTCGGTGATCCCGGGGTTCATGCCGGGGATGAAGGCGATCCACGAGCGGTTCGGGACCAAGGACTGGGGAGCACTGGTGGCCCCTGCTGCGGCCGCCGCGCGCGAGGGGCACGTCGTGTCCTCCTTCGAGCATCTGGTGATGGCCCAGACCGTCGACCTGTTCCTCTACACCCAGTCAGGTCGGGAACACTTCACCGCCGGCGGACACCTCCCGCAGGCCGGCGAGGTCTGGGCCCAGCCGGTGCTCGCAGACACGATGGAGGCACTGGCGGCAGAGGGGCCCGACCACTTCATCACCGGCGAGTGGGCGCAGCACTTCGTCGCCCGCGCCGCGCAGGTGGGCTGGTCGATCGAGCTCGATCACCTCAACTGGACTCCGCGCTGGTCCGACCCGGCCACGTGGACGCTGGGTGACTTCGAGGTCTCCCAGCTGTCGGCCCCGGACCGCCAGGCGGTCTACTGCGCGATCGTCATCGGGATCCTCGACGCACTGGACGTGACGTCGCTGGGTCATTTCACGGAGTCGCCGCGGGCGGGCTACTACATGGCACACGCCCTGAGGCTCGCTCACCTGGAGTGCGGTTTCATCAATGACCCGGCCATCTTCGAGGACCCCAGCTCGACGCTGATGGACCCCGAGTTCCACGCGTTCCTGGCCAACAAGCTGCGCCGCAGCCTGCCCAAGATCGACCTGACCGAGCACATCGAGCTCACCCGCGGCAAGACGGCCCTGTTCGCTGCGGGCGGCGCCTCCAAGCAGCCCGCCGGCAGCTGCGAGCTCAGTGTGATCGATGAGCACGGCAACTGGGCCCAGATGATGAACACCCTGCAGAGCGGCGGCATCCCCGGCGAGGTGGTGGACGGCGTCCCGATGGTGGGCAGCCACCAGATCAACGCGCTGACCTCTCCCATCTCCGGCTGGCTCACCGGGGGCGGCGGGATGCGCTCGATCCTGAGCAACACCATGGTCCGCCGAGACGGTGAGGTCATCATGGCGCTGGGCAGTCCGGGCAATGTCCACTGCACGGTCCCCCAGGTGCTCGCCAACGTCCTGCTCTATGGCGACGACCCGCACGGGGCGGAGGAACGGCCCCGGATGCTCCCACTCGCCGACGACTACGTGCTCTCCGTCGAGAGCCGGGTCAGCCCGGACTACGTGCGCGACCTGGCTCAGCTGGGCGTCCTGGTCAACCCCCTGCCCGCCTACGACTACCACATGGGCAGTTATCAGGCCTGCTGGCGCGGGACGGACAGCACGCTGCACGCCAG
- a CDS encoding ABC transporter permease encodes MLLFLGKRLVAMVGVLLVVSLLVFSLLALSPGSIVSTLIGTRPATPELVAALEAQYHVNDPFLVQYWHWLTNAVQGDFGNSVRTGQPVTTMMAARLPLTMQLAAYALALVLAVGVPLGMLAGMRRGRLIDRFASTTAIVAMSAPAFAVAILLVWIFGVWLEWFPVYGAGEGLLERVRHLTLPAVSLALAMTALLLRQTRAATMHVMDQDYVTFARARGVDRARILLRYALRNTALPIITAAGVILVVALSGTVLVERVFAIQGVGTLMIDSVNNSDIPVVQGLAILVALLVVIVNLFVDLLTLAIDPRTRK; translated from the coding sequence GTGCTCCTGTTCCTCGGCAAACGCCTGGTCGCGATGGTTGGCGTGCTGCTCGTCGTGAGCCTGCTCGTGTTCAGCCTGCTCGCGCTGAGTCCGGGGTCGATCGTCTCGACCCTCATCGGCACCCGCCCCGCCACCCCCGAGCTGGTCGCGGCGCTGGAGGCGCAGTATCACGTCAACGACCCGTTCCTGGTGCAGTACTGGCACTGGCTGACGAACGCGGTGCAGGGTGACTTCGGGAACTCGGTGCGGACCGGACAGCCGGTCACGACCATGATGGCCGCGCGACTGCCCCTGACGATGCAGCTCGCGGCCTACGCCCTGGCCCTCGTGCTCGCCGTGGGAGTCCCGCTCGGGATGCTCGCGGGCATGCGCCGCGGCCGGCTCATCGACCGGTTCGCCAGCACCACGGCGATCGTCGCGATGAGCGCGCCGGCCTTTGCCGTGGCCATCCTGCTGGTCTGGATCTTCGGAGTCTGGCTGGAATGGTTCCCGGTGTATGGCGCAGGGGAGGGCCTCCTCGAACGGGTCCGGCACCTGACACTGCCTGCGGTGTCACTCGCGCTGGCGATGACGGCCCTGCTCCTGCGGCAGACGCGTGCCGCCACGATGCACGTGATGGACCAGGACTATGTCACCTTCGCCAGGGCGCGCGGCGTGGACCGTGCCCGGATCCTGCTGCGCTATGCCCTGCGCAACACTGCTTTGCCGATCATCACGGCGGCCGGTGTGATCCTCGTGGTCGCCCTGTCCGGCACGGTGCTCGTGGAGCGGGTGTTCGCCATCCAGGGCGTCGGCACGCTGATGATCGACTCGGTCAACAACAGCGACATCCCGGTCGTGCAGGGGCTGGCGATCCTGGTGGCGCTGCTGGTCGTCATCGTCAACCTGTTCGTCGATCTGCTGACGCTGGCCATCGACCCCCGCACGAGGAAGTGA
- a CDS encoding NAD(P)/FAD-dependent oxidoreductase, producing the protein MAVADVVVIGAGVIGSSTALELHRAGFSVVVVDKAGGAGHGSSSASSAIVRFNYSTFDGVATAWESRACWEAWHDHVGVEDPAGMASFVRTGMVMLDAPILPREPIVDLFTAVGVPHELWDSEGLRAGVPGVDVGKHWPPKSIEDPAFFADSTATVGGIYTPDAGYVDDPQLAAQNLAFAAASRGVDFRFRSTVAAVLQSGDRVSGVRLSDGTVISAPVVVNVGGPWSGAINDLAGVGPEFTVGVRPMRQEVHQLPAPEGLLTTIIGDVDLGTYIRPTKGPFVLVGGTEPECDPFEWIDDPERADPRPTRARFEAQALRAARRLPGLQVPNAPAGIAGVYDVADDWTPIYDRTDLDGYYVAMGTSGNQFKNAPMAGRFMAALVSGVENGHDHDGTPLTHLCQHTGHSINLGAFSRKRPINEHSSNTVMG; encoded by the coding sequence ATGGCCGTCGCAGACGTTGTTGTCATCGGAGCAGGAGTGATCGGGTCCTCGACTGCCCTTGAGCTGCACCGGGCTGGGTTCTCAGTTGTGGTCGTCGACAAGGCCGGGGGAGCGGGGCACGGCAGCTCGAGCGCGAGCAGTGCGATCGTGCGGTTCAACTACTCCACCTTCGACGGTGTCGCCACCGCCTGGGAGTCACGTGCGTGCTGGGAGGCGTGGCACGACCACGTCGGTGTCGAAGACCCAGCCGGGATGGCGAGCTTTGTCCGCACGGGCATGGTCATGCTGGACGCGCCCATCCTGCCGCGTGAGCCCATCGTCGATCTGTTCACGGCCGTGGGTGTTCCCCACGAGTTGTGGGACAGCGAAGGCCTGCGAGCCGGTGTGCCCGGTGTGGACGTCGGCAAGCACTGGCCGCCCAAGAGCATCGAGGACCCTGCCTTCTTCGCCGACAGCACGGCGACGGTCGGTGGGATCTACACCCCGGATGCCGGCTATGTCGACGACCCCCAGCTCGCGGCCCAGAACCTGGCCTTCGCTGCTGCCAGTCGGGGGGTGGACTTCCGTTTCCGCTCCACGGTCGCTGCCGTCCTGCAGTCGGGCGACAGGGTGTCCGGGGTGCGGCTCAGCGACGGGACCGTCATCAGCGCCCCTGTCGTGGTGAACGTCGGGGGCCCGTGGTCGGGTGCGATCAACGACCTGGCCGGCGTCGGTCCAGAGTTCACGGTCGGGGTGCGCCCCATGCGGCAGGAAGTGCACCAGCTGCCCGCGCCGGAGGGGTTGCTCACCACGATCATCGGGGACGTCGATCTCGGGACCTACATCCGCCCGACCAAGGGACCCTTCGTGCTCGTCGGGGGGACTGAGCCAGAGTGTGACCCGTTCGAGTGGATCGATGACCCCGAGCGGGCGGACCCACGCCCCACGCGTGCTCGCTTCGAGGCGCAGGCCCTGAGGGCCGCTCGGCGTCTGCCGGGCCTGCAGGTGCCGAACGCCCCGGCGGGCATCGCGGGCGTCTATGACGTCGCCGATGACTGGACGCCCATCTACGACCGCACGGACCTCGACGGCTACTACGTGGCCATGGGGACCAGCGGCAACCAGTTCAAGAACGCTCCGATGGCCGGCCGATTCATGGCAGCGCTGGTGAGCGGGGTCGAGAACGGCCACGATCACGACGGCACTCCGCTCACGCACCTGTGTCAACACACCGGGCACTCGATCAATCTGGGTGCCTTCTCCCGCAAACGCCCCATCAACGAACACTCCAGCAACACCGTGATGGGCTGA
- a CDS encoding dipeptide ABC transporter ATP-binding protein, whose amino-acid sequence MSRTTLGSSRGRGARLLTVSGLTVQTRAGTTLVGDVSLELNRGETVGIVGESGSGKSLTARAITGLLPRELRASGEAELDGIQLIGVPESRLRTIRGRRVSLLMQDPFTMLNPLQKAATHIVESLPAGTAARRGMKAEVERRLAEVGLAADVAERYPFQLSGGMRQRLALAAALAGDPELLIADEPTTALDVTTQSEILQLLARIQEQRHMALVLITHDLGVAFSVCDRIHVMYAGSMVEVGAAATLAESPGHPYTVGLRLAEPPFGHYAPQLSAIPGRVPSPDAVSTQCAFAARCTWAQDECRAGRPSLRLIEDARQSACVRIADIRHDLQAAIGASQATGEPPAVAGEEPLLVVEDLQKSFKTSPMLGRSLTVPALKGVSFELGVGESLGLVGETGSGKSTIARLILGLASGDAGRINLGGLDLTSYRRLSSGDRREARRKVQMVFQDPYSSLNPARTVGSVLSEVLRTAGRDGESRDGVADLLVQVGLPTDYASRLPAGLSGGERQRVAIARALAVRPELLICDEPVAALDVSAQAQVLELLRELRARHRMALLFITHDLAVVRQVAERLIVLRHGEVVEAGPVGDVLEAPQHPYTQKLVQAVRDTRERLEPGNEGAA is encoded by the coding sequence ATGAGCAGGACCACGTTGGGATCGAGCCGCGGGCGAGGAGCACGGCTGCTGACCGTTTCCGGCCTGACCGTTCAGACGCGCGCCGGCACGACACTGGTCGGGGACGTCTCGTTGGAGTTGAACCGGGGCGAGACCGTCGGCATCGTCGGCGAGTCGGGCAGTGGCAAGTCACTCACCGCCCGCGCCATCACGGGGTTGCTGCCGCGCGAGCTGCGGGCGTCCGGCGAAGCCGAGCTGGACGGCATACAGCTCATTGGTGTGCCGGAGTCTCGGCTCCGGACCATCCGGGGGCGGCGGGTGAGCCTGCTCATGCAGGACCCGTTCACCATGCTGAATCCCCTCCAGAAGGCAGCCACACACATCGTGGAGTCGCTGCCGGCGGGGACCGCCGCACGGCGCGGGATGAAAGCAGAGGTCGAGCGACGCCTCGCGGAGGTGGGACTGGCCGCCGACGTCGCCGAGCGATATCCGTTCCAGCTCTCCGGCGGCATGCGCCAGCGGCTGGCGCTGGCGGCAGCGCTCGCTGGCGACCCGGAACTGCTGATCGCCGACGAGCCGACCACCGCCCTGGACGTGACCACCCAGAGCGAGATCCTGCAACTGCTCGCGCGCATCCAGGAGCAGCGCCACATGGCGCTGGTCCTGATCACCCATGACCTGGGCGTGGCCTTCTCAGTCTGCGACCGGATCCACGTCATGTATGCCGGGTCCATGGTCGAGGTGGGGGCCGCCGCCACACTGGCCGAGTCGCCCGGCCACCCCTACACCGTCGGGTTGCGGCTGGCCGAGCCGCCGTTTGGTCACTACGCCCCACAGCTCAGCGCGATCCCCGGCCGCGTGCCGTCGCCGGATGCCGTGTCGACGCAGTGCGCGTTCGCGGCGCGGTGCACGTGGGCGCAGGACGAGTGTCGAGCGGGCCGACCGTCTCTGCGTCTCATCGAGGACGCCCGCCAGAGCGCCTGCGTGCGGATCGCGGACATCCGGCACGACCTGCAGGCGGCGATCGGGGCGAGTCAGGCCACCGGTGAGCCGCCGGCGGTGGCAGGCGAGGAACCGCTGCTGGTTGTTGAGGATCTGCAAAAATCCTTCAAGACCTCACCCATGCTGGGGCGCTCGCTGACGGTGCCGGCGCTCAAGGGCGTCTCCTTCGAGCTCGGGGTGGGGGAGTCCCTGGGGCTCGTCGGTGAGACCGGGTCCGGCAAGAGCACGATCGCGCGACTGATCCTCGGGCTCGCCAGCGGCGACGCGGGCCGGATCAACCTGGGCGGGCTGGACCTCACGTCCTATCGGCGGCTGAGCTCGGGGGACCGGCGCGAGGCGCGGCGGAAGGTCCAGATGGTCTTCCAGGACCCCTACTCCTCGCTCAACCCGGCTCGGACCGTGGGCAGTGTCCTGAGCGAGGTGCTGCGCACTGCCGGTCGAGACGGTGAGAGTCGTGATGGCGTGGCGGACCTGCTGGTCCAGGTGGGCTTGCCCACCGACTATGCCTCGCGGTTGCCGGCGGGCCTGTCCGGTGGTGAGCGTCAGCGGGTCGCCATCGCCCGCGCGCTGGCCGTGCGACCGGAACTGCTGATCTGCGACGAGCCCGTGGCCGCACTGGACGTGTCGGCTCAGGCGCAGGTCCTGGAGTTGCTGCGCGAGTTGCGCGCCCGCCACCGCATGGCGCTGTTGTTCATCACGCACGACCTCGCCGTGGTGCGACAGGTGGCCGAGCGACTCATCGTGTTGCGCCACGGCGAGGTGGTCGAGGCCGGCCCCGTGGGGGACGTTCTCGAAGCACCACAGCACCCTTACACCCAGAAGCTGGTCCAGGCTGTGCGGGACACCCGGGAGCGCTTGGAGCCAGGGAATGAAGGAGCAGCATGA
- a CDS encoding PucR family transcriptional regulator translates to MASNLQQLAESLARRLGRSVAIDDTRVQLLAYSPHQRDVDAVRAGSILRRAVPKAVVDHVYSCAGGDSEGLFTVTARQDLGLHDPRIGHHIVYQETRLGFLWLLSSDGPVGEDQHEAIARASSDAALLMHREYLQGGLDRERERRLLGELLGEVESQRASAADDMVVEQLFTADSFAAVVVTLARSGQQRTDADQLALSSGLEAARSKRQSRHVITLEHRDHAVLIVAVPTGPSAREELVELGTTLREAVMAKSDAEHCWVGIGRTYRDLLDARRSYDEARRTAQVCRQVQVFEEVTLVETLGVYELLGQVPHEALDTMLHPGLRSLLAQQGQAEPLVQTLEAFLDNAGDVRSASEQLFVHRTSLYYRLRRIQEVTGLDLSSGDDRLIAHLGLKIARLTGRI, encoded by the coding sequence GTGGCCTCCAATCTCCAACAGCTCGCGGAGAGTCTCGCGCGCCGGCTGGGACGATCAGTGGCTATCGATGACACGCGCGTGCAGTTGCTCGCCTACAGCCCTCACCAGCGGGATGTCGATGCCGTGCGGGCAGGCTCGATCCTGCGCAGGGCGGTGCCCAAGGCAGTGGTCGACCATGTGTATTCGTGCGCCGGTGGTGACTCCGAGGGGTTGTTCACCGTCACGGCGCGGCAGGACCTGGGGCTGCACGACCCTCGGATCGGGCACCACATCGTCTATCAGGAGACCCGGCTGGGGTTCCTCTGGCTGTTGTCCTCCGACGGCCCGGTCGGCGAGGACCAGCACGAGGCCATCGCCCGGGCTTCCTCCGACGCCGCACTGCTCATGCACCGCGAATATCTGCAGGGTGGCCTGGACCGCGAGCGTGAGCGTCGGTTGCTCGGGGAGCTGCTGGGTGAGGTCGAGAGCCAGCGAGCCTCCGCCGCTGACGACATGGTGGTGGAGCAACTGTTCACGGCCGACTCGTTTGCTGCCGTGGTGGTGACGCTCGCACGGTCTGGACAGCAGCGCACCGACGCCGACCAGCTGGCCCTCAGCTCCGGGCTGGAGGCGGCGCGGAGCAAGCGACAGTCCCGACACGTCATCACCCTCGAGCATCGTGACCATGCCGTGCTGATCGTTGCGGTCCCAACGGGGCCCTCGGCGCGTGAGGAGCTGGTCGAGCTCGGCACGACCCTGCGCGAGGCGGTGATGGCCAAGTCGGACGCGGAGCACTGCTGGGTGGGGATCGGCCGGACCTATCGTGACCTCCTCGATGCGCGACGGTCCTATGACGAGGCACGGCGGACCGCCCAGGTCTGCCGACAGGTGCAGGTGTTCGAGGAGGTCACCCTCGTCGAGACCCTCGGAGTGTATGAGTTGCTCGGTCAGGTGCCCCACGAGGCGCTGGACACCATGCTCCATCCCGGCCTGCGCTCCCTGTTGGCCCAGCAGGGACAGGCTGAACCCCTGGTCCAGACGCTCGAGGCCTTCCTGGACAATGCTGGCGACGTGCGGTCAGCCTCAGAGCAACTCTTCGTCCACCGGACCAGCTTGTATTACCGGCTGCGTCGCATCCAGGAGGTCACCGGGCTCGACCTTTCCAGCGGCGATGACCGCCTCATCGCCCACCTGGGGTTGAAGATCGCGCGCCTGACCGGCCGCATCTAA
- a CDS encoding ABC transporter permease, with product MAIQTRLRHAQPEDSLARRVRLKVLGGAPVRALALAIVLVVVIAAITGSALAPHDPMAQNPLLGAAPPTDGHLLGTDVLGRDVLSLLIAGARWAVLGPLVVALGCGLIGVLLGLLAAYYGGIIDAAANRLADLIYALPSLIVAIVVVGVLDGGYWMVAILLTFLSVPYQIRIIRSVTLAQVNLPYVEAARTSGVSDARTLLFHVLPNIVPTVVATLLLDFVTAMIGYTALAFLGIGVPAGTPNWGAMIGAGQTTIFMNPWLAVTPAIALILTATSVTLLGDHLHEVHDKKAAVR from the coding sequence GTGGCAATCCAGACGCGCCTCAGACATGCGCAACCCGAAGACTCCCTGGCCAGGCGAGTCAGACTCAAGGTCCTCGGTGGTGCGCCGGTGCGGGCCCTGGCGCTCGCGATCGTGCTTGTCGTTGTCATCGCGGCGATCACGGGAAGCGCGCTCGCCCCGCACGACCCCATGGCCCAGAACCCGCTGCTTGGAGCCGCACCCCCGACCGACGGACACCTGCTGGGCACCGATGTCCTCGGTCGTGACGTCCTCTCCCTGCTGATCGCCGGAGCCCGCTGGGCAGTGCTGGGCCCCCTCGTCGTGGCCCTCGGGTGCGGTCTGATCGGCGTGCTGCTGGGGCTGCTCGCCGCCTACTACGGCGGCATCATCGACGCCGCGGCCAACCGTCTCGCCGACCTCATCTATGCCCTCCCGTCCCTGATCGTGGCCATCGTCGTGGTCGGGGTGCTGGACGGTGGCTACTGGATGGTGGCCATCCTGCTCACCTTCTTGTCCGTGCCCTATCAGATCCGCATCATCCGCAGCGTCACGCTCGCCCAGGTGAATCTGCCGTATGTCGAAGCGGCCCGGACCTCGGGGGTCTCGGACGCGCGAACGCTGCTGTTCCACGTGCTCCCCAACATCGTGCCGACCGTGGTGGCGACGCTCCTGCTCGACTTTGTCACCGCGATGATCGGCTACACCGCCCTGGCATTCCTCGGGATCGGGGTGCCCGCGGGCACCCCGAACTGGGGCGCGATGATCGGTGCCGGGCAGACCACGATCTTCATGAATCCCTGGCTCGCGGTCACCCCGGCCATCGCGCTCATCCTCACCGCGACCAGCGTGACCCTCCTCGGTGACCACCTGCACGAGGTCCACGACAAGAAGGCGGCAGTGCGATGA
- a CDS encoding ABC transporter substrate-binding protein, protein MHTETSTSRPSRLRTALPALAGAAALVLAGCSGSGDAGSSSAAAGAGDGTGTAAHFTMGLGTAPNSLDVTRHFDANVMGIMSLFTEPIERLSGDGTLTPNIAEEVTQPDDLTIVYTIREGVEFSNGEPLTPEDIVWSIEHVTDVEAGAQTASLTASVESAEVTGEHEVTVKLSQPDPAARASLALVALVQDADFGEENAAELGQPTAVPVGTGPYVVTSSTPEAVELERNANYWGEAPVPDQITVSFFGSDDTGQAAMRSGSADGMLLGNPVSLPQFESISGTNVYSTPALMSHFWSLDTSTAPFDDIHVRRAFAHAIDREGLLKASFGTSARPLDAMIPRDLLTPIASEGEVDDFLAGLTPIEFDLDKAAEELAQSKYADGFEVELPVMAASWMELSALNLQQNLEPLGVTITTRTVTPQQWVEMVFSHDTGQIFPMSFAAAVPDPGLLRRVVSEEARTQAGGYNFANWAPPELQDLAANLQETTDDAGRFEAATTILTQISEEVPYIPMYQPDFVMVLANGFTFTEAPTVIDVASGTWIQNLRAG, encoded by the coding sequence ATGCACACGGAAACCTCAACGTCGAGACCGTCCCGACTGCGCACCGCCCTGCCGGCGCTCGCCGGTGCCGCCGCCCTCGTCCTCGCCGGCTGTTCCGGCTCGGGCGATGCGGGCTCGAGCTCAGCTGCTGCTGGCGCCGGGGATGGGACTGGGACCGCCGCGCATTTCACGATGGGCCTCGGCACGGCTCCCAACTCGCTGGACGTCACGCGACACTTCGACGCCAACGTGATGGGCATCATGTCCCTGTTCACCGAGCCCATCGAGCGGCTCTCCGGTGACGGGACCCTGACGCCCAACATTGCTGAGGAGGTGACGCAGCCGGACGATCTCACGATTGTCTACACGATCCGTGAGGGAGTCGAGTTCAGCAACGGCGAGCCACTGACCCCAGAGGACATCGTCTGGTCGATCGAGCATGTGACCGACGTGGAGGCCGGAGCCCAGACAGCATCGCTGACCGCGAGTGTCGAGAGTGCCGAGGTGACGGGCGAGCACGAGGTGACGGTCAAGCTGAGCCAGCCCGACCCGGCCGCACGGGCTTCCCTGGCCCTGGTTGCGCTGGTCCAGGACGCCGACTTCGGGGAGGAGAACGCGGCGGAGCTCGGCCAGCCGACCGCCGTCCCGGTCGGCACCGGCCCCTATGTCGTCACCTCCAGCACCCCGGAGGCGGTCGAGCTCGAGCGCAACGCAAACTACTGGGGCGAGGCGCCGGTGCCGGACCAGATCACCGTCAGCTTCTTCGGCTCCGACGACACCGGGCAGGCAGCCATGCGATCCGGCTCCGCCGACGGCATGCTGCTCGGCAACCCGGTGTCCCTGCCGCAGTTCGAGAGCATCTCCGGCACGAACGTCTACTCCACCCCTGCCCTGATGTCCCACTTCTGGTCGTTGGACACCAGCACGGCACCCTTCGACGACATCCATGTGCGCCGCGCCTTCGCGCACGCCATCGACCGCGAGGGATTGCTGAAGGCATCCTTCGGGACGAGCGCTCGACCGCTGGACGCCATGATCCCGCGCGACCTGCTCACCCCCATCGCCTCCGAGGGTGAGGTCGATGACTTCCTCGCCGGTCTGACACCGATCGAGTTTGACCTGGACAAGGCCGCAGAGGAGCTGGCGCAGTCGAAGTATGCCGACGGGTTCGAGGTCGAGCTCCCCGTGATGGCGGCCTCCTGGATGGAGCTCTCGGCCCTGAACCTGCAGCAGAATCTCGAGCCGCTGGGGGTCACCATCACGACCCGAACCGTCACACCCCAGCAGTGGGTGGAGATGGTCTTCAGCCACGACACCGGGCAGATCTTCCCGATGTCCTTTGCCGCAGCTGTCCCCGACCCGGGCCTGCTCCGACGCGTCGTCAGCGAGGAGGCCCGCACGCAGGCAGGCGGCTACAACTTCGCCAACTGGGCACCGCCGGAGCTGCAGGACCTGGCTGCGAATCTGCAGGAGACGACCGATGACGCTGGCCGGTTCGAGGCGGCCACCACCATCCTCACGCAGATCTCCGAGGAGGTGCCCTACATCCCGATGTATCAGCCGGACTTTGTGATGGTCCTGGCCAACGGGTTCACGTTCACCGAGGCCCCCACGGTGATCGACGTGGCCAGCGGCACCTGGATCCAGAACCTGCGCGCCGGCTGA
- a CDS encoding serine hydrolase domain-containing protein produces the protein MNFNPDKVRDVAAAQLDGDPQGGAGLCVLVDGVEVLHETWGLADAETGTDYTGDTLQIVQSMGKGVIGAAAALLMGRGELDPDERVAAYWPEFGTAGKEDITVAQLLSHQSGLVHLDDTMPFELTTDRDRLCAALVAQPPAWEPGTRVGYSPQTFGNYADFLFERASGHGFADLLTEITTALQVEMFVGLPREHWHRAARALAAAPTGVTANLDPAFAADLADPDSLLMRVMRNIPGALEDPMALVNGEPIRSGFMPGANMFASARAFAHLFGALSSVLTGESSPLWQQDALQVATTEVARGDDAVTRTETAFALAFQKPSATYPLGRSARAFGHGGAGGSLVMADPDLGFAMCWMPTRYGTAAFDERQTAVLDAIYAELE, from the coding sequence ATGAACTTCAACCCAGACAAGGTCCGGGACGTCGCGGCCGCCCAACTTGACGGCGATCCACAGGGCGGTGCAGGGCTGTGTGTCCTCGTCGACGGGGTCGAGGTCCTGCACGAGACCTGGGGCCTGGCCGACGCAGAGACCGGCACGGACTACACCGGCGACACCCTGCAGATCGTGCAGAGCATGGGCAAAGGGGTGATCGGTGCCGCGGCGGCACTGCTCATGGGCCGCGGAGAGCTCGACCCGGACGAGCGAGTCGCGGCCTACTGGCCGGAGTTCGGCACCGCGGGCAAGGAGGACATCACCGTCGCGCAGTTGCTGTCCCACCAGTCCGGGTTGGTCCATCTCGATGACACGATGCCGTTCGAGCTCACCACAGACCGGGACCGGCTGTGTGCTGCGCTGGTCGCCCAGCCACCCGCGTGGGAGCCCGGGACACGGGTCGGCTACAGCCCGCAGACCTTCGGCAACTACGCCGACTTCTTGTTCGAGCGTGCCTCGGGCCACGGGTTCGCCGACCTCCTGACGGAGATCACCACGGCGTTGCAGGTCGAGATGTTCGTCGGACTCCCACGGGAGCACTGGCACCGCGCTGCCCGGGCGCTCGCTGCCGCGCCCACGGGCGTCACGGCCAACCTGGACCCTGCGTTCGCCGCAGACCTTGCCGACCCCGACAGCCTGCTGATGCGGGTCATGCGCAACATCCCGGGCGCGCTCGAGGACCCGATGGCGCTGGTCAACGGGGAGCCCATCCGCTCCGGATTCATGCCGGGGGCCAACATGTTTGCCAGCGCCCGGGCCTTCGCACATCTCTTCGGAGCGCTGAGCTCGGTCCTGACCGGGGAATCCTCGCCCCTGTGGCAGCAGGACGCACTCCAGGTCGCGACCACCGAGGTGGCTCGTGGGGACGACGCCGTCACGCGGACCGAGACGGCCTTTGCGCTCGCCTTCCAGAAGCCCAGCGCCACCTATCCGCTGGGCCGCAGTGCACGGGCGTTTGGCCACGGCGGTGCGGGAGGTTCCCTCGTCATGGCCGACCCAGATCTCGGTTTCGCGATGTGTTGGATGCCCACCCGTTATGGGACGGCGGCCTTCGACGAGCGACAGACCGCAGTGCTCGATGCCATCTACGCAGAACTGGAGTGA